Proteins encoded in a region of the Rutidosis leptorrhynchoides isolate AG116_Rl617_1_P2 chromosome 9, CSIRO_AGI_Rlap_v1, whole genome shotgun sequence genome:
- the LOC139867802 gene encoding uncharacterized protein codes for MTSLDFFAIKAYWGNFHFKVAASSARGHSGGIVTVWDQRFFSSTRIISFANLLIVQGNFVNCSSTFFLINIYAPQSLVLKKRIWSFVLSFMSLNEGEYLIFGDFNSIRLSSERFGASFCQRTSDAFNDFIEEGNLVDIPLGGRAYTRVNKAFTSNAKLDRFLASNGFLQAFPNISGTILSNLWSDHCPLLLCNDVRDYGPTPFKLFKSWFEMKGFDDTVIECWNNPEVYLSSNPQIRFKDKLKRVKVVLKEWHKSAQSKTSSEKNTLMDRLKNIDDQISNAYDPPSFAHQRARS; via the coding sequence ATGACGTCCCTTGATTTTTTCGCTATCAAAGCTTATTGGGGCAACTTCCATTTCAAAGTTGCAGCCTCTAGTGCTCGTGGACATTCGGGAGGGATTGTCACGGTTTGGGACCAACGATTCTTTTCTAGCACTCGGATCATATCTTTTGCTAATCTGTTAATAGTTCAAGGTAACTTTGTTAATTGTTCTTCAACATTCTTCCTCATTAACATTTATGCGCCTCAGTCTCTTGTTCTAAAGAAACGTATATGGTCGTTTGTTCTTTCATTCATGTCTTTGAATGAGGGAGAATATCTCATTTTTGGTGATTTCAATTCGATTCGGCTCTCTTCGGAAAGATTTGGTGCTAGCTTTTGTCAAAGAACATCTGATGCTTTTAATGATTTCATagaagagggtaatttggttgacaTCCCTCTTGGAGGAAGGGCATACACTAGAGTTAATAAAGCTTTTACCTCAAACGCCAAACTTGATCGTTTTCTTGCTTCAAATGGTTTTCTACAAGCTTTCCCAAACATTTCAGGAACTATTCTTTCAAACCTTTGGTCGGATCACTGTCCTCTATTGCTTTGTAATGATGTCCGAGATTATGGTCCCACTCCGTTTAAACTTTTTAAATCATGGTTTGAGATGAAGGGTTTCGATGATACAGTGATTGAATGTTGGAATAATCCAGAAGTTTATTTGAGCTCCAATCCACAAATTCGCTTCAAAGATAAACTTAAAAGGGTTAAGGTTGTGTTAAAGGAGTGGCACAAATCTGCTCAATCAAAAACTTCTTCGGAAAAGAATACTCTTATGGATCGTTTGAAGAACATAGATGATCAAATTTCAAATGCTTATGACCCCCCTTCTTTCGCACATCAGAGGGCTAGATCCTAA